The genomic DNA ATCAGTGGTTTTTCCGATGCCTCTGATAAATAAAGCCGCTTCTTCTAAAACCGGCGTTCGTATTTCTGAATAACCATAGAGTTCAAAAACCTCTCGGCTGGTTTGTTCTAGATCCCGCCATCTAGCAATTTCACCAGGCAGGATATCATTCATCCCCCTGATCGCTTTTATAACCACTTTAAAATACTCCCTGAATTAAATTGTTAAATTGATAAACTGTTAAATTGTTATACCAGAGAAAGTTTTGTAGCAATTTAGCCATTTAGCAATTTAACAGTTTATCTTATTAAGATACCTTACTCCCGGCACTAATCGGCTTATCAACCGTAAGTATCGAAAGGGAATCTTCGTCCCGAGCCGCCAAAAGCATGGCTTTGCTTTCTACGCCCCTGATAGTAGCTGGTTCAATATTCATCACTACTATTACTTTTTTGCCGGCCAACTCTTCTTTTGTATAAGGTCCTTTGATCCCGGCCACTATTTCTCGTTCTTCCTCAGCGATTTTAATCTTTACTAAATATAGTTTATCAGCATTGGGGTGATCGGTTACCTCAATAACCTCTGCTACCCTTATATCCAGCTTTTTAAAATCTTCAAAACTGATCATTACAAACCTCCCTTATAATTTGTTAGCCAGTTAGCCTGTCAGCCGGTGAGCCGGTTTTTAAATATTCAATAAATATGTGCACAAACCTTGTTATTAGAATTGTTTTTTCTTTTAACAGGCTAACTCGCTAACAGGTTAACTCGCTAACTCATCAGGTGGACCGAAGGGGATTTGAACCCCTGACCTCTACAATGCGAATGTAGCGTTCTTCCAACTGAACTATCGGCCCTCTATCGCCAATTTAAATATCACCGTTTAAATTGTTAAATTGTTAAATTGCTAAATGGTTAAATGGTTAAATTGCTATAACAGTTTGGCAATTTATCAGTTTAACAGTTTAACAATAATCTTTAAAGCCTTCTCGTTATTTTTTCTATCCGATAAGGCTCGATAATATCTCTCGATTTAACATCACTAAAATTATCAAATCCGATCCCGCACTCAAATCCTTCCTCGACCTCTTTGGCATCTTCCTTGAACCGCTTTAAAGAATTAATTGTCCCTTCGTAAATCACCTCACTCGCCCTGATCAGCTGAACGCGTGAATTGCGGGTTATCTTGCCCTTTTTGACAAAACAGCCGGCCACTATCCCTACTTTAGAAACCCTGAATACCTGACGGACTTCGGCCCGGCCAAGAACAACCTTCTTTGTGCCCGGCTCTAAAAGCCCTTCCATTGCCGCCCTGATATCAGCTATTGCTTCGTAAATAATATCATAAAACCGGACATCCACCCCTTGTTTTTCAAATAACTCGTCCTGCGCCGGATCCCGCTTAATATGAAAGCCGATAATAATCGCTTTAGAGGCAGCAGCCAGCATTACATCCGAGTCATTAACCCCGCCCACCCCGCTGTGGATTACTTTCAATTTTATTTCCCCGGTACTTAATTTATCAAGGGATTCCTTTAAAGCCTCAACCGAGCCATGTACATCTGCCTTTAAAATTATGTTAAGCTCCTTTATTTTGCCACCCTTGATTTGGTCATAAATATCCTCTAAGGTGACCCGGGTTAAGGACTGCAGTTTTTTTTCTTTTACCTTAAGTGCTCTTTTTGCAGAAATTTCTTTAGCTAATTTTTCATCTTTAACCACGAAAAATTCATCCCCGGCAACCGGCACTCCGGAAAGTCCGGAAATCTCAACCGGCATAGACGGAGGAGCCTCTTTTACCCTGCGGCCCTTATCATCAAGCATGGATTTTATCCTTCCGTAATAAAGTCCGCTGATAACCACATCCCCGGTACGCAAGGTCCCGTTCCTGACCAACACTGTAGCCACTGAACCCCGGCCGATTGAAAGTTTTCCTTCAATAATTACTCCCCGGCCGAGCTTATTTGGATTGGCCTTAAGCTCCAGCATCTCTGCCTCTAAAAGCAGCATCTCCAGAAGGCCGCTTATCCCCTCCTTGGTCTGGGCCGAGACACCTACAGTAATGGTCTTACCGCCCATATCCTCTGAGGTCAGGTCATATGATTGGAGCTGTCGTTTAATCTTGACTAAATTTGTACCGGGAATATCTATTTTGTTTATAGCCACAACCATCGGCACACCTGCTGCCCGAGCGTGATCAATGGCCTCGACAGTCTGGGGCATAACCCCGTCATCAGCAGCCACTACCAGTACTACGATATCAGTAACATTGGCTCCCCGGGCTCTCATTGCAGTAAAAGCCTCGTGGCCCGGCGTGTCCAGAAAAGTAACCTGGCCATTATCTAAGGTTACCTCATAAGCTCCGATATGCTGCGTAATCCTGCCGGCTTCTTTAGCAGTAAGATTGGTCTGACGAATAGCATCCAGCAAAGAGGTTTTACCGTGGTCAACATGACCCATCAGAGTAACTACCGGCGGCCTTTTAACCAATTTTGACTGATCTTCTTTTTCTTCAATAAAAACAGCCTCTTCTTCTGTAGGTAAAATATCTATTTGATAATTAAACTGCTCTGCTGTAAGTTTAACAACCTTTTCGTCCAGCGAACTGTTAATATTAATAATTATATTTAACTTTAAAAGTCTTTTTAAAAGTTCGTTCGGTTTTATCCCCATTTTCACAGCCAGGCCGGTTACCCTAATCGGTAACTTAACCTGAATTTTCGCCAAAGGCGGGACTACCGGCTTTTTTTCTCTGCCAAGCTGTTGCTTAAGCAAGGCCAGAGTATCCTGGTTAACAGTACTCATATGGCTTTTGACCTTTATTTTCAGGTTCTTCAGTTGATCTATAACTTGTTGGCTGGTTATGTTTAATTTTTTAGCTAATTCGTGAACCCTCATTTTGACCCCTTCTCGCTCGTCTTTTTAGCGCTCTGATAGATCTTTACAGCTGTCTTTTTACCTATTCCTTTTACCTTGCTTAATTCTGCCGAACCCGCTTTGATAATCTCAGTGACGCTTTTATATCCGGCCCCAACCAGCACCTTTTCAGTTTTGGGACCCACGCCTGTTAACGAAGATAAGGCAATGCCCTGGCTCTGGCCCCGGATATCAATTCTCCAGCCGGTAAGTTTTGCCGCCAACCTCACGTTCTGTCCCCGTTTGCCGATAGCCAGGGAAAGCTGGTCGTCAGCAACAATCACCTCGCAGCTATGTTTATCCTTATCCATCTTAATAGTTGAGATTTCAGCCGGACTCAAGGCATTGGTAATATAGACTTGGGTATCGTTGCTCCATCTGACAATATCTATTTTTTCGTCTCCAATCTCCCGGATCACATTTTTGACCCTCTGGCCCCTTATTCCGACACAGGCTCCCACTGGATCCACTTTTTCGTCATTAGAAGATACAGCGATCTTGGTCCTCTCCCCTGCCTCCCGGGACACGGATTTTACCTGTACCACCTTCTCATATATCTCAGGCACCTCCAGCTCAAACAATTCTTTGATAAAAAACGGGTGGATCCGGGAAAGAACAATTTGAGGCCCCCTGTTGGACTTCTTAACCTCCAGGATATAAGCCCTGACCCTGTCTCCCTGACGATATCTTTCCTTGCTTATCTGTTCCCTTTTAAGAAGCACAGCCTCTGTCTTGCCCAGGTCAACTACAATATTGCCCCGCTCAAAATGATGGACAGTGCCATTGACTATCTCGCCGACCTTGCCTTTAAATTCCTGATGGATACTTTCTCTTTCTGCTTCTCTGATCCTCTGGATAATCACCTGCCGAGCGGTTTGAGCAGCAATTCTTCCAAAGTTGCGCTTGCTGATTTCTTTTTTCCCGCGCATTATTTTTATCGCCCCTGAATCACGATTGATTTTAATACTCACCCCTTCGATATCATCGCTGGATTTGCGAAATGCCGAAAGCAAGGCAGACTCTACAGTCTGAATGAGCATTTCCCGGTCAATCCCCTTGTCTCTTTCAATAGAATCAATAATACCTAACAGTTCTCCGTTCATTTGGGCACCTCATCCCTGATTATTTTCTTAACTTTGTCTATGAGTTCTTCTTTTTTGACCTTTATGACCTTATTATTCCTGCGCAGTTTCAACTCTATCTGATCAAGCTTCAGGTTTCTTTCACTGACAATCAGTTGTAGAGGTATTCCGATCAGGTCAGCATCTTTAAACTTGACGCCCGGCCTTTCGTCCCGATCGTCCAGCAAGACATCAATCTTCTCCTGGCTCAGCTGACTGTAAACCAGGCTTGCACACTTTTTACTTGGGCCTTGAGAAGGATCTATTAATAAGACTATTGTCTGGTAAGGGCTAATGCCCATTGGCCAGATAATCCCCTGCTTATCGTGACTCTGTTCAATAGCGGCAGCCACAATCCTATTAACGCCAATGCCGTAACAGCCCATAATTATTGGCCTGGCCCGGCCTTTTTCATCGAGGAAAGCAGCATTCAGGATCTTTGAATATTTAACTCCCAGTTTAAATATATGCCCGATTTCGATTTCTTCTCTCCCCCCACCTGCCGGAACCACAAACTCGTGCGAGACATCTCCTCCCATCATCCCGGGATCTGCCTCTTTTATAGCAAACTTTAATCCGCAGCGTTTAAAAATCCTGCAATAGGCATCGTACATTTTTGAATAGTTCCGGCTCAGGCCGCTGACATCCCGGTCAAAACTATAGGCATCTTTCATAATGAATTCACAACTTCTTAAAACCCCAAACCGCGGCCGGGGCTCATCCCTAAACTTGGTCTGGATCTGGTAAAGCACAACCGGAAGCTGACGGTAAGATTTAACGTCCTTCTTAACCAGGTCAGTAATTACTTCTTCGTGGGTAGGCCCCAATACCATTTTTTTATTATGCCGGTCAATAAACCGGATCATTACCTTACCGATTTCTTTGTCTCTACCCGAATTCTCCCAGAGTTCAGCCGGCTGCAAAGCCGGAAGTAAAACTTCCTGTCCGCCTAAACTGTTCATTTCCTGGCGGATTATACCTTTAACCCGCTCTAATATTTTTAATCCCAACGGCAGATACGAATAGACGCCGGAGGCAAGCTTTCTGATCAACCCTGCCCGCAGCATAAGCTTATGGCTAATCACCTCGGCATCTGAAGGTGTTTCTTTTAAAGTAGGGATAAAAGATTCTGACCACTTCATAAATTCACCATAAAAAACCAATCAAAAATCATAAGTTTTAAGTCATAAATCATAAGTTGTAAGTTGTATGACCTATGACTTTTTAGGATTTAGAATTTCTTTTACCAACTCGTCCACCATCTCTTTTTCCCCAACCTTCTTAACAATTTTTCCTTTTCTGAAGATAATTCCTGATTTTCTTCCCCCGGCCAAACCGACATCCGCATCCCGGGCTTCGCCCGGACCATTAACCACGCAACCCATTATCGCTACCTTGACCGGTGAGCAATGATCACTAATCGTTAATTGGTTCAACCTTTTTTTTACCTGTTTAACTATTTTTATCAGCTCTATCTCGCACCTGCCGCATGTCGGGCAGGAAACTATCTCGATTTTATCTTTCCGCAATTTAAGAGCGGTAAGGATGTTCCGTGCCACCTTTACTTCCTCATTCGGGTCAGCTGTTAGAGATACCCTTATAGTGTCGCCTATCCCTTCAGCCAATAATACGCCAAGGCCTATGGCTGACTTTAGCGAACCCGGGTCTTCGGGCCCGGCAGCAGTAAGGCCTAAATGGAAGGGGTAATCGCATTTTTTTGCCATCATTCTATAGGCCTGGACCGTTGTCAACAGATCCGAGGCTTTTAAAGAAACTATTATACTATAAAAATCAAGGTCATTAAGAATTTTTATATAATCAAGCGCACTCTTCACCATTTGGCCCGCTATTTTCTTTTTCTTCCCTGAGGTCCGCAACGATCCTGAATTAACTCCCACTCTTATCGGAATATCTTTTTTTTTCGCCATCTTTACCACCTGTTTTATTTCCGAGCGACGATAAATATTACCTGGATTTAAACGCAGACCGTCCACGCCCCGGCTTATTGCCTCCAAGGCCAGCTGAAAATGAAAATGGATATCAGCTACTATTGGAATGCCTATCCTTGCCTTGATTTTATCCAGGACTCTGGCACAGGCCATGTTTTTTACCGCCACCCTGACTATTTCGCAGCCCTGTTGTTCTAATGCTTTAATCTGCGATACAGTGACCTGCATGTCCGCTGTATCGGTCTTGGCCATAGACTGGATAGAAACAGGTGCATTCCCTCCGATTTTAACATTGCCGATCTTGACCTGTCTGGTCTTACGTTTTTTAATGACCATCCTTTACCATTCCTGCATCGTTAAACTGCTATATTGTTAAATGGTTAAACTGTCGAACTGAATAATTCATTTCTATACATTTCTTTTACGAAATATCAATTTAGCAATATAGCAATCAGATTGTGTCGTAATTCATTTTGTTGTATACTGATACACAATATATTGTAGTTGCCCAATTTATTGGGCGCTCTATGCTGTGCCTGATAAATCAGGCAACTACATTACGACACAGCCTGAATATAGCAATTTATTTATACTATTTCCCCATCAACCTCAGAATGTCATTATAAGAAACAAACAGCAGTAAACCAACAAGAATGACCAGGGCTATATTCTGGATTTTCTCCTGGATCTCAAGATTCAACGGCTTTTTTCTTATCTTTTCCAGCACCAGAAACATGATGTGCCCTCCGTCCAGCACCGGTAAAGGTAAGATATTGAATATAGCCAAAGCCATGCTGATCACTCCCATTATTGAAAAAAGATAGGTCAGCCCCATCTTAGCTGTTTTTCCTATAATAGACGCGATCTGGATCGGTCCGGCTACAGATTCCTTAAAAGATTGTTGTCCGCTTATCATAGCCCAGATCCCTCTTAAGGTCAATGAGCTCAATAACACCAGCTTCTCCCCGGCTTTATAAAACGCTACAGCCGGATTATACCTTAACACCGCTATATCATCTGAAGGCCTGATTCCAATAAGCCCTATTTTGACTGAACGACCCCAGATATTCTTAACCTCTTCTATTTTGGGAGAAATCCTTACCCGGAATATCCTGTCTTGCCTCTGAATAGTCAAGGCCAAACTCCCCTCCAACTTGCTGTGAATGATCTTGGTCAACTGATCCCAGTATTTGACTTCCTGATTATCAATAGCTATAATCTTATCGCCTTCGAGCAGTTTATGCATCCGGGCCGGGTAATCCTCAACCAGGCCTCCGATCCTCGAAGTCAACGTCGGGCTGCCGGCTACAAAGATCAGGAAAAAAATCATGAAGGCCAGCAGATAATTTAAGATCGGCCCGCTAGCCACAATCGCCAATCTCCTGGAAATCGGCTGGGATAAATATTCCCATTTTTTGCCCGTTAAATTACCCCTCGGGTCATCGCCGGCCATCTTGACATAACCGCCGAATAAAATAAGGCAGATCGAATACCTGGTATCTCCCTTCTTAATCCCCAAAAGCTCCGGGCCAAAACCTAAAGAAAATCTCTCTACCCTGACCCCGCATTTCTTAGCCATTATAAAATGTCCGAATTCGTGGACCAGAATTATCACGCTAAAAACAAATACTACAGCTATTATTCCTAACATTTTCTTAGATTAACCTCTTTGTTTCCTGTCGTGCCCAATTATCTATTTCTAATATCTCGCTAAGCGAGGATTTTTCTTTCAGGGAATGGGCCCGCATTACTTTTTCTACGATCCTGGCAATATCAGTCAGCCTGATCTTGTTGTCCAAAAAACTATAAACCAGTTCTTCGTCAGCTGCATTTAAGACTATCGGCATGCTTCCTCCAAGCTTTGCTGCTTGATAAGCCAATTCCAGACAGGGAAACTTTTCTAAATCAGGAGCCCTAAATGACAGCCGGCCTATCTGGTTTAAATCAAGGCCGGGAACCTTGGTGGAAACCCTTTCCGGATAATTAAGGGCAAACTGAATAGGCAAATACATATCAGTAACGCCCATCTGGGCGATAAACGAGCCGTCGATTAATTCCACCATTGAATGGACAACTGCCTGGGGATGAATAATTACCTCTATCTGGTCAATATTCACATCAAAAAGCCACCTGGCCTCTATTACCTCCAAGCCTTTATTCATCAGCGTCGCTGAATCTATTGAAATCTTGCTGCCCATTTTCCAACGGGGGTGGTTAAGCGCCTGCTTTGGGGAAATATCCTTGAAGTTAGACAAATCCAATTCACTCAACGGACCTCCTGAACCGGTAAGAATCAATCGCCTTACCTCCCTGTTTGAATAACCGTTTAAGCATTGAAAAATAGCGCTGTGCTCTGAATCAATCGGTAATATTTTTACCTGTTTTTGCCTGGCGTTTTCAGTCACCAGCCTGCCTGCCATAACCAGGGACTCCTTGTTGGCCAGGGCTATTTCTTTTGACGCTTCAATAGCTCTCAGGACAGGGATCAACCCTCCTGCCCCGCTCAAAGCCACAATGACCATCTGGGCCTGCTCTAAACCAGCCAGCTCAGCCAGGCCTTCCGGACCAGCCAGGACCTTTGTCTTTAAACCGCTTAAAACAGATTTAAGCTCCCCGGCCTTTTTTTTATCGGCTACAGCCGCAACTTCAGGATTAAACTTATAAATCTGTTCGGCTAAAAGTTCAATTTTAGAATTACAGGCAAGCCCTACTATCCTGAACTTTTCGGGAAAATCTTCTATTACCCTTAGTGCCTGTACGCCAATCGAACCTGTTGAGCCCAAAATAACTATATTTTTCATTGCACCTTCATTATTACTGTTAAATAAAAATAAAGAACCGGCGTGGTAAATAACAAACTGTCAATCAAATCCAACACTCCTCCGAAACCAGGAATAATCCTGCCTGAATCCTTGACTTGGCTGTCACGCTTAAGTAAAGACTCAGCAAGATCTCCGAGCTGGCCCAAAATCCCCAGTAAGACGCCCAGTATCAAGAGATGGATAAACGACACTGCCGGTAAAAACAGCCTTGCGCTATAAGCTACCAGGACACTGGTTAAAAATCCGCCCAGGCTGCCTTCGATAGATTTATTAGGGCTGATCCGCTGAATCAGCTTGTGCCGGCCAAAACGCTTACCGATAAAATAAGCGCCTACATCCCCAAGCTTACAGACCAAAACTACGAAACTTATCCATAATCCGCCGTTGTCCAGATATCTTAATTTAATAAAAAAACTGAAAAACCAGGCAATATACAGAAGCCCGAACAAACTGACCGATATGTTCACAATAGCCGACTCCCCATTCTGCCTCGCAAACTGAAACAAAAATAAACCTATAATCCCAATGGCAATCAGCTCTAACTCCCAAAACTCAACACCCAGGGTCTGTTGAAAATAATAAGACATCGAGAATAATATTCCTAAAATTATTACCCAGTATTTATGGACAAAAATACCCTTGCTGCGCGCCAAGTCAAAAAATTCAACCAAACCCAGGATAATAAATAAGCCGCAAAACATACAGAACCACCAGGCCGGCAAAAAGAAGATCGCTCCGGCCCAGACCGCCATTGTAATTATAGAAACAAGCACCCGCTTAGCCAGCATTTTTTACTCCTCCGAACCGCCTTTTCCTCCGGCTGTATTCAGTAACGGCTTTTATTAAATCAACCCGTCTGAAATCCGGCCAGAATGTAGGTGTAACATAAAGCTCACTGTAAGAAATCTGCCAGAGCAAAAAATTACTTATTCTCATCTCCCCGCCGGTTCTGATTAAAAGATCAGGATCGGGCAGGCCGTCAGTATAAAGATATTGGGAAAAAACATCTTCGTTGATCTGGCTTAGTCTAATCTTTTCAGCCCTCAGGTCCTCAATTAATTTCCTGACCGCCTCAATAATTTCTGCCCGTCCGCCGTAGCTCAACGCCAGGTTAAAGATAAGGCCCTGGTTAGACCTGGTTTTTTCCATCACCCTGCTTAACTCTTTTTTGACCAAAGCAGGAAGCCGGGAAAACTGGCCAATAGTGTTTAACCGAACATCTTTCTTGTTGAGTTCGCTTTCGTATTCAATCAGGAAATCTTTCAAATAATTCATCAAAAATCTGATTTCTATTTTGGACCGCCTCCAGTTTTCGGTAGAAAAAGCATAAACAGTCAAGACCTTTACTCCCAATTCCCGGCAGGCATTTAGTGTTGCCTTTATCGATTCCATTCCTGCCTTGTGGCCGGCTGTCCGGGAAAAACCCATTTTTTCGGCCCAACGGCCATTGCCGTCCATTATAATAGCGATGTGTTGAGGTACTTTCATAGAAATTCTTAAACTGTTAAATTACTAAATGGCTAAATGGTTAAATTGCTATAACAGTTTAGCAATTTAGCCATTTAGCAATTTAGTTTACACGAAGATCGTCTGTTTCCTCTCCGATCCCACTGAGATAATAGAAACCTTGGTTTCCAGCAGCTCAGCTATTCTTTTTAAGTACTTCCGGCTATTCAGCGGAAGCCGGCTATATTCTAAAATTCGTGAAGTATCCTCTTCCCAGCCCGGATGTTCCTCATAAACCGGCTCTATCTTATTTAAGATCTCTGTATTGGAAGGAAAATCCATAAGCATTTTATTATTATACCGATATCCAGTGCAGATATTAAGGGTCTTCAGCCCGTCTAAGACATCCAGTTTGGTAACCGCTATTTCATCTAAGCCATTGATTATTGCTGAATATCTTGCTAAGACAGAATCAAACCATCCGCATCTGCGGGACCTGCCGGTGGTAGCCCCGAATTCCTCGCCCTTTTTCTGAATAGCTGTCATAAGCTTGGCTGAAAACTCAGTAGGAAAAGGCCCTTCCCCCACCCTGGTGGTATAGGCCTTGACTACTCCGATGATTTTATCTATTCTGCTCGGACCAATACCTGTGCCAGGGCTTGCTCCTCCGGCAATTGCACTTGAGGAAGTGACGTAAGGATATGTTCCGTAGTCTATATCGAGCAGTGTCCCCTGTGCTCCTTCGAAAAGGACATTTTTGCCGTCTTTGGCGGCCTGATTCAAAACCCGGTAACAGTCAGA from Candidatus Omnitrophota bacterium includes the following:
- the infB gene encoding translation initiation factor IF-2, whose translation is MRVHELAKKLNITSQQVIDQLKNLKIKVKSHMSTVNQDTLALLKQQLGREKKPVVPPLAKIQVKLPIRVTGLAVKMGIKPNELLKRLLKLNIIININSSLDEKVVKLTAEQFNYQIDILPTEEEAVFIEEKEDQSKLVKRPPVVTLMGHVDHGKTSLLDAIRQTNLTAKEAGRITQHIGAYEVTLDNGQVTFLDTPGHEAFTAMRARGANVTDIVVLVVAADDGVMPQTVEAIDHARAAGVPMVVAINKIDIPGTNLVKIKRQLQSYDLTSEDMGGKTITVGVSAQTKEGISGLLEMLLLEAEMLELKANPNKLGRGVIIEGKLSIGRGSVATVLVRNGTLRTGDVVISGLYYGRIKSMLDDKGRRVKEAPPSMPVEISGLSGVPVAGDEFFVVKDEKLAKEISAKRALKVKEKKLQSLTRVTLEDIYDQIKGGKIKELNIILKADVHGSVEALKESLDKLSTGEIKLKVIHSGVGGVNDSDVMLAAASKAIIIGFHIKRDPAQDELFEKQGVDVRFYDIIYEAIADIRAAMEGLLEPGTKKVVLGRAEVRQVFRVSKVGIVAGCFVKKGKITRNSRVQLIRASEVIYEGTINSLKRFKEDAKEVEEGFECGIGFDNFSDVKSRDIIEPYRIEKITRRL
- the nusA gene encoding transcription termination factor NusA, which gives rise to MNGELLGIIDSIERDKGIDREMLIQTVESALLSAFRKSSDDIEGVSIKINRDSGAIKIMRGKKEISKRNFGRIAAQTARQVIIQRIREAERESIHQEFKGKVGEIVNGTVHHFERGNIVVDLGKTEAVLLKREQISKERYRQGDRVRAYILEVKKSNRGPQIVLSRIHPFFIKELFELEVPEIYEKVVQVKSVSREAGERTKIAVSSNDEKVDPVGACVGIRGQRVKNVIREIGDEKIDIVRWSNDTQVYITNALSPAEISTIKMDKDKHSCEVIVADDQLSLAIGKRGQNVRLAAKLTGWRIDIRGQSQGIALSSLTGVGPKTEKVLVGAGYKSVTEIIKAGSAELSKVKGIGKKTAVKIYQSAKKTSEKGSK
- the proS gene encoding proline--tRNA ligase; this translates as MKWSESFIPTLKETPSDAEVISHKLMLRAGLIRKLASGVYSYLPLGLKILERVKGIIRQEMNSLGGQEVLLPALQPAELWENSGRDKEIGKVMIRFIDRHNKKMVLGPTHEEVITDLVKKDVKSYRQLPVVLYQIQTKFRDEPRPRFGVLRSCEFIMKDAYSFDRDVSGLSRNYSKMYDAYCRIFKRCGLKFAIKEADPGMMGGDVSHEFVVPAGGGREEIEIGHIFKLGVKYSKILNAAFLDEKGRARPIIMGCYGIGVNRIVAAAIEQSHDKQGIIWPMGISPYQTIVLLIDPSQGPSKKCASLVYSQLSQEKIDVLLDDRDERPGVKFKDADLIGIPLQLIVSERNLKLDQIELKLRRNNKVIKVKKEELIDKVKKIIRDEVPK
- the ispG gene encoding flavodoxin-dependent (E)-4-hydroxy-3-methylbut-2-enyl-diphosphate synthase, with amino-acid sequence MVIKKRKTRQVKIGNVKIGGNAPVSIQSMAKTDTADMQVTVSQIKALEQQGCEIVRVAVKNMACARVLDKIKARIGIPIVADIHFHFQLALEAISRGVDGLRLNPGNIYRRSEIKQVVKMAKKKDIPIRVGVNSGSLRTSGKKKKIAGQMVKSALDYIKILNDLDFYSIIVSLKASDLLTTVQAYRMMAKKCDYPFHLGLTAAGPEDPGSLKSAIGLGVLLAEGIGDTIRVSLTADPNEEVKVARNILTALKLRKDKIEIVSCPTCGRCEIELIKIVKQVKKRLNQLTISDHCSPVKVAIMGCVVNGPGEARDADVGLAGGRKSGIIFRKGKIVKKVGEKEMVDELVKEILNPKKS
- the rseP gene encoding RIP metalloprotease RseP — protein: MLGIIAVVFVFSVIILVHEFGHFIMAKKCGVRVERFSLGFGPELLGIKKGDTRYSICLILFGGYVKMAGDDPRGNLTGKKWEYLSQPISRRLAIVASGPILNYLLAFMIFFLIFVAGSPTLTSRIGGLVEDYPARMHKLLEGDKIIAIDNQEVKYWDQLTKIIHSKLEGSLALTIQRQDRIFRVRISPKIEEVKNIWGRSVKIGLIGIRPSDDIAVLRYNPAVAFYKAGEKLVLLSSLTLRGIWAMISGQQSFKESVAGPIQIASIIGKTAKMGLTYLFSIMGVISMALAIFNILPLPVLDGGHIMFLVLEKIRKKPLNLEIQEKIQNIALVILVGLLLFVSYNDILRLMGK
- a CDS encoding 1-deoxy-D-xylulose-5-phosphate reductoisomerase, encoding MKNIVILGSTGSIGVQALRVIEDFPEKFRIVGLACNSKIELLAEQIYKFNPEVAAVADKKKAGELKSVLSGLKTKVLAGPEGLAELAGLEQAQMVIVALSGAGGLIPVLRAIEASKEIALANKESLVMAGRLVTENARQKQVKILPIDSEHSAIFQCLNGYSNREVRRLILTGSGGPLSELDLSNFKDISPKQALNHPRWKMGSKISIDSATLMNKGLEVIEARWLFDVNIDQIEVIIHPQAVVHSMVELIDGSFIAQMGVTDMYLPIQFALNYPERVSTKVPGLDLNQIGRLSFRAPDLEKFPCLELAYQAAKLGGSMPIVLNAADEELVYSFLDNKIRLTDIARIVEKVMRAHSLKEKSSLSEILEIDNWARQETKRLI
- a CDS encoding phosphatidate cytidylyltransferase → MLAKRVLVSIITMAVWAGAIFFLPAWWFCMFCGLFIILGLVEFFDLARSKGIFVHKYWVIILGILFSMSYYFQQTLGVEFWELELIAIGIIGLFLFQFARQNGESAIVNISVSLFGLLYIAWFFSFFIKLRYLDNGGLWISFVVLVCKLGDVGAYFIGKRFGRHKLIQRISPNKSIEGSLGGFLTSVLVAYSARLFLPAVSFIHLLILGVLLGILGQLGDLAESLLKRDSQVKDSGRIIPGFGGVLDLIDSLLFTTPVLYFYLTVIMKVQ
- a CDS encoding isoprenyl transferase, with product MKVPQHIAIIMDGNGRWAEKMGFSRTAGHKAGMESIKATLNACRELGVKVLTVYAFSTENWRRSKIEIRFLMNYLKDFLIEYESELNKKDVRLNTIGQFSRLPALVKKELSRVMEKTRSNQGLIFNLALSYGGRAEIIEAVRKLIEDLRAEKIRLSQINEDVFSQYLYTDGLPDPDLLIRTGGEMRISNFLLWQISYSELYVTPTFWPDFRRVDLIKAVTEYSRRKRRFGGVKNAG
- a CDS encoding adenylosuccinate synthase; protein product: MNTVIVGAQWGDEGKGKIIDILAREADYIVRYQGGNNAGHTVVIGKEKFILHLIPSGILHAGKVCMIGNGVVIDPQALISEIEGLKSKGIKINSNFLIDNRVHIIFPYHRVLDSLREDRKGRASIGTTRRGIGPCYADKAARIGLRLCDLFDEQSFAKRLKEILGEKNEILKKVYNFKGFGFKEVYDTYCGYSRKIKKYSSDCYRVLNQAAKDGKNVLFEGAQGTLLDIDYGTYPYVTSSSAIAGGASPGTGIGPSRIDKIIGVVKAYTTRVGEGPFPTEFSAKLMTAIQKKGEEFGATTGRSRRCGWFDSVLARYSAIINGLDEIAVTKLDVLDGLKTLNICTGYRYNNKMLMDFPSNTEILNKIEPVYEEHPGWEEDTSRILEYSRLPLNSRKYLKRIAELLETKVSIISVGSERKQTIFV